Proteins encoded within one genomic window of Halodesulfurarchaeum formicicum:
- a CDS encoding DUF7845 domain-containing protein — translation METVQPGPHEFSANFLYNEHGLQPYFAADHLVKEGDGSQAAQFTLNGEQWVVKLYYQDSGILHPDRRAQAEPKNVDWRIDEVREFRLAVRRHPDEDDVGEQKANFHLAPRWQRMKAETKSGDIKEISVPPQFGIGINVGVKGSNIDFHRYKELLRVAAASVGFNSSYFDEPHPYSNTQDAEKYLRVADDQSGPIHARDGPIARMGHLLENDRSGYRKVVQNDRSQQGNNVPGYYHTVTLGPERVREAFPDHELPVEVKHYYTRNPESFSDSHPLSNPKLGASYQVNRWDEKIGVTDEELTQLERELDRIVLSVAADAGLDIAPQEGDGPFVEDAYWEIETSEAGANPIDLDLTRIRQESESVTVRQLADGLSPVQWETLETAVSDGGVVSPADVAEEHDRHINSVYRALAEIDDLLDRAYNQIALKNEHVAELVLDAVQRAKQTNERAFDAVASAKEAADRGLEAGQSAFVAWAAKHGIDVQNRDEARLVLRMEGLSNEEQRRKIRQGFELWTEANNDPIEYLNAKIDLGPRMASTARYYIEA, via the coding sequence ATGGAGACAGTGCAGCCAGGTCCCCACGAATTTAGTGCGAACTTCCTTTACAACGAGCATGGTTTGCAGCCGTATTTTGCGGCTGACCATCTCGTTAAGGAAGGCGACGGGAGCCAGGCTGCACAGTTTACCCTAAACGGCGAGCAGTGGGTTGTTAAGCTGTATTACCAAGACTCGGGAATACTGCATCCCGATCGTCGAGCCCAAGCCGAGCCCAAAAACGTCGACTGGCGGATTGATGAGGTTCGGGAGTTTCGTCTTGCCGTTCGTCGACATCCCGACGAGGACGACGTTGGTGAGCAGAAGGCCAACTTTCACCTTGCTCCTCGCTGGCAGAGAATGAAAGCCGAGACCAAATCTGGCGACATCAAGGAGATCTCGGTTCCGCCTCAGTTTGGGATTGGAATTAACGTGGGAGTCAAAGGCTCGAACATCGATTTCCACCGCTACAAGGAGCTTTTACGAGTCGCCGCTGCGTCGGTCGGCTTCAACTCGTCGTATTTCGATGAGCCTCATCCGTATTCAAACACCCAGGACGCGGAGAAGTACCTCAGGGTCGCCGACGATCAGTCCGGCCCCATACACGCCCGTGATGGGCCAATTGCCCGGATGGGCCACCTACTGGAAAACGATCGCTCGGGCTACCGAAAGGTCGTTCAAAACGATCGATCGCAGCAGGGTAACAACGTCCCAGGGTACTATCACACTGTCACCCTCGGCCCCGAGCGCGTTCGCGAAGCGTTTCCTGACCACGAGTTGCCCGTCGAGGTCAAGCATTACTACACAAGAAACCCGGAGAGCTTTTCGGACTCTCACCCACTGAGTAACCCGAAGCTGGGCGCATCGTATCAGGTGAATCGGTGGGATGAAAAGATCGGTGTGACCGACGAGGAACTCACCCAGCTCGAGCGCGAACTCGATCGGATTGTGTTGTCAGTTGCTGCCGATGCCGGGCTCGACATCGCACCCCAAGAAGGAGACGGGCCTTTCGTCGAAGACGCCTACTGGGAGATCGAAACATCCGAGGCCGGTGCCAATCCGATCGATCTCGACCTTACCCGTATTCGCCAGGAAAGCGAGAGCGTCACCGTGCGTCAGCTGGCTGATGGCTTGTCTCCGGTGCAGTGGGAGACTTTAGAGACAGCCGTTTCAGACGGTGGCGTTGTTTCCCCTGCAGACGTCGCCGAGGAACACGATCGGCACATCAACAGTGTCTATCGGGCGCTGGCCGAGATCGACGACCTCCTCGATCGAGCGTACAATCAGATCGCGCTCAAGAACGAGCACGTTGCCGAGCTGGTTCTCGATGCTGTTCAGCGGGCGAAGCAGACGAACGAACGAGCGTTCGACGCAGTTGCATCCGCGAAGGAAGCTGCCGATCGCGGCCTCGAGGCCGGTCAGAGTGCATTCGTTGCCTGGGCGGCGAAACACGGCATCGACGTTCAGAACCGCGACGAAGCCCGACTCGTGTTGCGGATGGAAGGTTTGTCGAATGAGGAGCAGCGTCGGAAGATCCGCCAGGGCTTCGAACTCTGGACTGAGGCGAACAACGACCCCATTGAATACCTGAACGCGAAGATCGACCTCGGTCCGCGAATGGCATCGACGGCTCGCTACTACATTGAAGCCTGA